A single region of the Gephyromycinifex aptenodytis genome encodes:
- a CDS encoding WXG100 family type VII secretion target has translation MSIVSYDSAIARDAEAGLAATASALEANLAELGAFVSQVCANWDGDEQVLYRGIQTQWDTAAAEVNAILLQIKTGLGRNTVSVDEMRARVRSALQG, from the coding sequence ATGAGCATTGTCAGTTACGACTCCGCCATTGCCCGCGACGCCGAAGCCGGGTTGGCAGCAACCGCCTCGGCGTTGGAGGCCAACCTTGCCGAACTGGGGGCCTTCGTCAGTCAGGTGTGCGCCAACTGGGATGGCGACGAGCAAGTCCTTTACCGAGGAATCCAAACGCAGTGGGACACTGCCGCCGCGGAGGTCAACGCGATTCTGTTGCAAATCAAAACGGGTTTGGGGCGCAACACCGTCTCCGTCGATGAGATGAGAGCGCGGGTTCGCAGCGCGTTGCAAGGATGA
- a CDS encoding WXG100 family type VII secretion target encodes MGTRYAISDNAINRHSSNLDASVAAMNANLNQFLSSLSALPGVWKGASFQSFDQVQTRWQVAARDLNQSLESIRGRVGTSGQIYDSGQAQQAADINSLNAGANWDAAKFRS; translated from the coding sequence ATGGGAACCAGATATGCGATCAGCGACAACGCGATCAACCGGCACTCCAGCAACCTCGACGCCTCGGTGGCGGCGATGAACGCCAACCTCAACCAGTTCCTGTCTTCCCTCTCGGCGTTGCCGGGGGTGTGGAAGGGCGCCTCCTTCCAGTCCTTCGATCAGGTGCAAACTCGCTGGCAGGTGGCCGCCCGTGACCTCAACCAGTCACTGGAGAGCATTCGCGGGCGGGTCGGCACCTCCGGGCAGATCTATGACTCCGGTCAGGCTCAACAGGCGGCCGACATCAACAGCCTCAACGCGGGTGCGAACTGGGACGCCGCGAAGTTCCGTAGCTGA
- a CDS encoding GTPase domain-containing protein, producing the protein MTALPPPRSGVGSAARGLTALSAGAGNVIVALGAAPRKLSHRFRQRFPLVAVTGMSGVGKTRLVDRLSRHSGAPGGEETGSAVMERRTRRTARGHGFRFRVVPGDNAATRLGALDDVFHDEPVDGVLHVVAYGHATPRKAVGVDEPASTGREAQLAAELEDWTITGHLIAAMAVRSDRPVWLVIVVTKTDLFPDQVEQAVRYYSPGSGTPFGNKLDELRALAGGARLSIDVVPMSVPTESEPATSSAAKDQLAGLERRMAQLSGHV; encoded by the coding sequence ATGACGGCACTCCCCCCACCCCGTTCTGGCGTGGGCTCTGCGGCCCGCGGCCTGACGGCCCTGAGTGCGGGCGCGGGCAATGTCATCGTCGCGCTAGGCGCCGCACCGCGAAAGCTCTCGCATCGGTTCCGGCAGCGTTTCCCGCTCGTAGCCGTCACCGGTATGAGCGGCGTCGGCAAGACTCGGCTCGTGGACCGGTTGAGTCGCCACTCTGGCGCTCCTGGCGGAGAGGAGACGGGCTCGGCGGTGATGGAGCGGCGCACTCGTCGAACCGCGCGCGGCCACGGTTTCCGGTTCCGGGTCGTCCCCGGCGACAACGCCGCCACCCGGCTCGGCGCCTTGGATGACGTCTTCCACGACGAGCCCGTCGACGGGGTGTTGCACGTGGTCGCCTACGGCCATGCCACCCCTCGCAAGGCGGTCGGGGTGGATGAACCTGCCTCCACTGGGCGAGAAGCGCAGTTGGCCGCCGAACTTGAGGATTGGACCATCACCGGCCACCTCATTGCTGCAATGGCAGTGCGTAGTGACCGCCCCGTGTGGCTGGTCATCGTCGTCACCAAGACCGACCTGTTCCCTGATCAGGTCGAGCAGGCCGTGCGGTACTACTCCCCGGGCAGCGGCACCCCGTTCGGGAACAAACTGGACGAGCTGCGCGCGCTCGCCGGCGGGGCCCGGCTCTCTATCGACGTGGTCCCGATGAGTGTGCCGACCGAGAGCGAGCCCGCAACCTCGAGCGCCGCCAAGGACCAGCTTGCAGGCCTGGAGCGCCGGATGGCCCAGCTCAGCGGGCACGTCTGA
- a CDS encoding ArsR/SmtB family transcription factor translates to MTMPSPKVVELAAALHPAAALFKGFADPNRLVITQHLLLGEHRVTDLVEHLGLAQSTVSAHLACMRQCGLLSTRVDGRATYYSLAQPELTRTLLTAASALLAATGGAVTLCPTVGANP, encoded by the coding sequence ATGACGATGCCATCGCCCAAAGTAGTTGAGTTAGCGGCGGCGCTACATCCGGCCGCCGCCCTGTTCAAGGGGTTCGCCGACCCGAACCGTCTCGTTATCACCCAGCACCTGCTGCTCGGTGAGCACCGGGTCACCGATCTGGTCGAGCATCTCGGCCTGGCCCAGTCGACGGTCTCTGCGCATCTTGCATGCATGCGCCAATGCGGACTGCTGAGCACTCGCGTCGATGGGCGAGCGACCTACTACTCCCTGGCGCAGCCGGAGTTGACCCGCACTCTGCTCACCGCAGCGAGCGCGCTGCTGGCCGCGACCGGAGGGGCGGTCACCCTATGCCCCACCGTAGGAGCCAACCCATGA
- a CDS encoding cation diffusion facilitator family transporter, with amino-acid sequence MSAGHGHGHAHGHGHDHGAASANRTRLAIALGITATIFIAEVIGAHLTNSLALLVDAAHMFTDSVGLVVAFLAATLMTRPASAKRTWGWQRAEVIAASGQAAVLLVVGGYAVYEGVTRLLWPPEVFPGGLALIGLVGLLGNLASLLVLSGGRSHNLNMRAAFLEVANDALGSVAVLVAAGVIALTGWMRADAVAGLAVAALILPRALRLLRESGAILLESTPEGLDLDTVRAHILGLPHVVGVHDLHASTVASGLPVLTAHVVLDDECFTDGHSLELLADVQRCMAEHHGVSIEHCTLQLESAGIAHEHLEHLHA; translated from the coding sequence ATGAGCGCCGGCCACGGCCACGGACATGCCCATGGGCATGGACACGACCACGGTGCTGCCAGCGCCAACCGCACTCGGTTGGCCATCGCCCTCGGCATCACCGCCACGATTTTCATCGCCGAGGTCATCGGCGCGCACCTGACGAACAGCCTGGCGTTGCTCGTGGACGCTGCGCACATGTTCACCGACTCGGTCGGTCTCGTCGTCGCTTTCCTAGCCGCCACTCTCATGACGCGCCCGGCCTCAGCGAAACGCACGTGGGGCTGGCAACGCGCGGAGGTCATTGCCGCTTCCGGGCAAGCTGCCGTCCTGCTCGTGGTCGGCGGCTACGCGGTGTACGAGGGCGTCACCCGTCTGCTCTGGCCACCGGAGGTGTTCCCCGGTGGGCTGGCTCTCATCGGTCTGGTGGGATTGCTGGGCAACCTGGCTTCCCTGCTCGTCCTGTCCGGTGGGAGATCGCACAACCTGAACATGCGCGCTGCCTTCCTCGAGGTCGCAAATGACGCCTTGGGCTCGGTGGCTGTTCTCGTCGCGGCGGGAGTGATCGCCCTCACCGGGTGGATGCGCGCCGACGCGGTCGCGGGGTTGGCAGTCGCGGCGCTCATCTTGCCCAGAGCGCTGCGACTACTACGGGAGTCCGGAGCCATCCTGCTCGAGTCCACTCCCGAGGGCTTGGATCTGGACACGGTGCGGGCCCACATACTCGGCCTGCCTCATGTTGTCGGCGTGCATGACCTGCACGCCTCAACGGTCGCGAGCGGGCTACCGGTATTGACGGCGCACGTCGTCCTGGACGACGAGTGCTTCACCGACGGCCATTCTCTGGAACTGCTCGCCGACGTGCAGCGGTGCATGGCAGAACACCACGGCGTAAGCATCGAGCACTGCACCCTCCAGCTCGAGTCGGCGGGGATCGCCCATGAACACCTGGAGCACCTGCACGCCTGA
- a CDS encoding thermonuclease family protein, giving the protein MRGRNNAVGLCLALLMSAATAGCSIPGSPETHGPDPAESTTFAGSLTLSPDDGSGRATTSAGASPSKPAAAETSRTGSTRPEADPGLVTVVGVSDGDTIRVRLNGEVEKVRVIGIDTPEIGECFAAQATAQMRTLLADGPVRLDADPTQAERDRYNRLLRHVRLANGTLAAQELIAGGYGREYTYDAPYAHQSAFREAQAQAQRAGRGIWGTDCPAANAGGAGEKHPTAPRQTKPEAQGAPKGKCAIKGNISRGSGEKIYHVPSGDSYQRTQISESKGERWFCSEREAVEAGWRRARD; this is encoded by the coding sequence ATGCGAGGACGCAACAATGCGGTAGGCCTGTGTCTCGCGCTCCTGATGAGCGCAGCCACGGCTGGCTGCAGCATTCCAGGCTCTCCTGAAACCCATGGCCCCGACCCCGCCGAGAGCACCACGTTCGCAGGGTCGCTCACCCTCTCCCCGGACGACGGCTCGGGAAGAGCGACAACCAGCGCCGGGGCCTCGCCATCCAAGCCCGCAGCAGCAGAAACGAGTCGAACGGGCAGCACCCGGCCTGAGGCCGACCCTGGCCTGGTCACCGTGGTGGGAGTCAGCGACGGAGACACCATCCGGGTGCGCCTGAACGGGGAGGTCGAAAAGGTACGGGTCATCGGGATCGACACCCCGGAGATCGGTGAATGCTTCGCTGCACAGGCCACGGCGCAGATGCGGACTCTGCTCGCCGACGGCCCGGTCCGCCTGGACGCCGACCCGACCCAGGCCGAGCGAGACCGCTACAACCGGCTACTGCGCCATGTCAGGCTTGCCAACGGGACACTCGCGGCGCAGGAGCTCATCGCCGGCGGCTATGGACGTGAATACACCTATGACGCGCCCTACGCACATCAGTCGGCTTTCCGCGAAGCCCAGGCGCAGGCACAACGGGCCGGACGGGGAATCTGGGGCACGGACTGTCCCGCAGCCAATGCCGGGGGCGCGGGAGAGAAACACCCGACCGCCCCGCGACAGACGAAACCGGAAGCTCAGGGCGCGCCGAAGGGCAAGTGCGCCATCAAGGGAAACATCAGCCGGGGCAGTGGCGAAAAGATCTACCACGTCCCGAGCGGGGACTCCTATCAGCGGACACAGATCAGTGAAAGCAAGGGCGAACGCTGGTTCTGCAGTGAGCGCGAAGCCGTCGAGGCCGGCTGGCGCCGGGCTCGCGACTGA
- a CDS encoding DUF2975 domain-containing protein, with translation MTTRFTLVTLRVLLLLGLAIAMAVQVIVLPVLSGWMAESYPEVAYMRWPVLTLTVLGLLFGEVVLVATWRLLDAIASSQIFASTSFAWVDGIIWSLAAATAVSVALFGYLTWVGIGPITVPVLALLTVLAALGMLLLMIVMRSLLQQASALHTDMEAVI, from the coding sequence ATGACCACGAGATTTACCCTGGTGACCCTGCGGGTTCTGCTGCTTTTGGGGCTGGCGATCGCGATGGCCGTGCAAGTGATCGTCCTGCCGGTCCTGTCCGGCTGGATGGCTGAGAGCTACCCGGAGGTCGCGTATATGCGATGGCCGGTGTTGACGTTGACGGTGCTGGGCCTGCTCTTCGGGGAGGTCGTCCTCGTCGCGACCTGGAGGTTGCTCGACGCCATCGCCTCCTCGCAGATCTTCGCCTCCACCTCCTTCGCCTGGGTGGACGGGATCATCTGGTCCCTCGCTGCGGCCACCGCCGTGTCGGTGGCCCTGTTCGGGTACCTGACCTGGGTCGGAATCGGACCGATCACCGTGCCGGTGCTCGCGCTCCTTACCGTGCTGGCGGCGCTGGGCATGCTGCTGCTCATGATCGTCATGCGTAGCCTCTTGCAGCAGGCGAGCGCCCTGCACACGGACATGGAGGCCGTCATCTGA
- a CDS encoding helix-turn-helix domain-containing protein, giving the protein MPIVVRIDVELARRKMSVTEFAERVGITPANVAVLKNGRAKAVRLSTLESMCEVLNCQPGDLLEWIPETADRQPG; this is encoded by the coding sequence ATGCCGATCGTGGTGCGCATCGACGTCGAACTCGCCCGCCGCAAGATGTCCGTGACCGAGTTCGCCGAACGGGTCGGGATCACCCCGGCCAACGTCGCGGTACTGAAGAACGGACGCGCCAAAGCGGTGCGCCTGTCCACCCTGGAGTCCATGTGCGAGGTGTTGAACTGCCAACCCGGGGACCTACTCGAATGGATCCCGGAGACGGCCGACCGGCAGCCCGGCTAA
- a CDS encoding ABC transporter ATP-binding protein, with translation MAVVITVEGVSFSYTAEPFLVDIDHSFSTGRMTAVLGPNGSGKSTLLRLLTGLLAPDAGTVRVQDLDPASCPPAQLARVQAYVAQQDEVRTDLSVSETILLGRHAHASWRLREGDYGLLGYLLGLLDIAHLAEQSVRSLSGGERQRVMIARALAQEPQVLLLDEPTSALDVRAQLAIMDLMRHLADDRGLTIIAVLHDLDLAARYADEVMLLDAGRIHRVGSPAEVITVPQVSAVYSVAMEALDYSAGRVLAPTYEPTDVEGGPPPQG, from the coding sequence GTGGCGGTCGTGATCACTGTTGAAGGCGTGTCGTTCTCCTACACGGCCGAGCCGTTTCTCGTCGATATCGATCATTCGTTCAGCACCGGGCGGATGACTGCGGTTCTGGGACCGAACGGCTCGGGTAAATCGACGCTGTTGCGGCTGCTCACCGGCTTGTTGGCGCCGGATGCAGGCACGGTCCGGGTACAGGATCTGGACCCGGCTTCGTGCCCGCCGGCGCAGCTGGCGCGGGTGCAGGCCTATGTGGCGCAACAGGATGAAGTACGTACTGACCTCAGCGTTTCCGAGACGATCCTGCTGGGACGTCATGCGCACGCCTCGTGGCGCTTGCGCGAGGGCGATTACGGCCTGCTCGGCTATCTGCTGGGGTTGCTGGACATCGCGCATCTGGCCGAGCAGTCGGTGCGCAGTCTCAGCGGCGGCGAACGGCAGCGGGTCATGATCGCCCGAGCGTTGGCGCAGGAACCGCAGGTGCTGTTGCTGGATGAACCGACCTCAGCCCTGGACGTGCGCGCGCAACTGGCCATCATGGATCTGATGCGTCACCTGGCCGACGATCGCGGGCTGACGATCATCGCGGTGTTGCACGACCTGGATCTGGCTGCGCGGTACGCCGATGAGGTGATGCTGCTGGACGCTGGGCGCATTCACCGCGTCGGCAGCCCGGCCGAGGTGATCACGGTGCCGCAGGTCTCGGCGGTGTACTCGGTGGCCATGGAGGCCCTGGACTACAGCGCCGGGCGGGTACTGGCCCCGACCTACGAGCCGACCGATGTCGAGGGCGGACCGCCGCCGCAGGGGTGA
- a CDS encoding FecCD family ABC transporter permease produces MASRVERGAPAAAPQDPAQPRRRSYADPRRWVAEDPQSQADRAAGLTAAARRRWGRRVTATVLLAVAVVVMALVALTVGTIQMSPIDILRWAAGQADALDPTGAYVVGSIRAPRVLMALVTGVALGMSGVVLQNLLRNPLAEPYTLGISSGASFGAAIGIVFGSRIWGPEFIAQGQALISISAFVCGSVAMATVLLIGRWAGGSVTILLLAGVAVGSLFSAGLASLKYISNEAALRDLMLWLMGGFWGASWRSVAILGPVVLVATVFIYRYATALNAVALGDDLARTMGVDVKRTTRVCVVLCTLIASVCIAFSGIIGFVGLVAPHITRMLVGLDNRVLIPAAAFSGALLLLVADTLARNVFSPLEIPVGIITSLIGAPFFIHLLLSSRSAGWRS; encoded by the coding sequence GTGGCGTCGCGCGTTGAGCGCGGCGCCCCCGCGGCCGCTCCGCAGGATCCGGCACAGCCCCGGCGACGCTCTTACGCCGATCCGCGCAGGTGGGTGGCCGAGGATCCGCAGTCGCAGGCCGATCGTGCCGCCGGACTCACCGCCGCCGCCCGGCGGCGGTGGGGCAGGCGAGTCACCGCGACCGTGCTGCTGGCGGTAGCTGTCGTGGTGATGGCACTGGTGGCGTTGACGGTGGGGACGATCCAGATGTCGCCGATCGACATCCTCCGGTGGGCGGCAGGGCAGGCAGACGCCCTGGACCCCACCGGGGCGTATGTCGTCGGGTCGATCCGGGCGCCACGGGTGTTGATGGCCTTGGTTACCGGCGTCGCGCTCGGGATGAGCGGAGTGGTCCTGCAGAACCTGCTGCGCAACCCACTGGCAGAGCCGTACACCCTCGGAATCTCCAGCGGAGCCTCGTTCGGTGCCGCGATCGGGATCGTGTTCGGTAGTCGTATCTGGGGTCCGGAGTTCATCGCGCAAGGTCAGGCCCTGATCTCGATATCGGCCTTCGTGTGCGGCAGCGTCGCGATGGCGACCGTGCTGCTGATCGGCCGTTGGGCGGGCGGCTCGGTCACCATCTTGTTGCTGGCCGGTGTCGCCGTCGGCTCGCTCTTCTCCGCCGGGTTGGCCTCGTTGAAATACATCTCCAACGAGGCGGCCCTGCGCGACCTCATGCTGTGGCTGATGGGTGGCTTCTGGGGCGCCAGTTGGCGCAGCGTGGCGATCCTCGGGCCGGTCGTGCTCGTCGCGACGGTGTTCATCTATCGGTATGCGACCGCGTTGAACGCCGTTGCGTTGGGGGACGACCTGGCTCGAACCATGGGTGTGGACGTGAAGCGCACCACCCGCGTCTGCGTCGTGTTGTGCACGCTGATCGCCTCGGTGTGCATCGCGTTCTCCGGGATCATCGGTTTCGTCGGGCTCGTTGCTCCCCACATCACGCGGATGCTGGTCGGTCTGGACAATCGGGTGCTCATCCCTGCGGCAGCCTTCAGCGGAGCGTTGTTGTTGCTGGTGGCGGACACGTTGGCCCGCAACGTCTTCTCGCCCTTGGAGATCCCGGTGGGGATCATCACGTCCTTGATCGGGGCGCCGTTCTTCATCCACCTCCTGTTGTCGTCGCGAAGTGCCGGGTGGCGGTCGTGA
- a CDS encoding ABC transporter substrate-binding protein, with translation MTSFHPRPLRMRHLQRPTAGIAAVLAGSLALSACGASGGSSQPDSGASASGSTAAVNITVTDALDREITLDKPISRAVVLNRNTLELVKLLGAFDTVVAYGDKADELNPYLPLDKLTNLGAGKSLNIEALIAAKPDVVFAHPNRNMELEEKLDPLGIKVIRLYNYLPDKLDAEAQKVGELYGKQSRVEEYLEFKHGIEDKTKNALEGLSEADKLRVVALNSGAPKDEFAVYPSKTTDGKPGTGEGMAILNAGGIDPTDLAWDASESSTTVKLGAERILQIDPDAVTVNNSWYGGYEATDDKSFEELTDQLLNNTSTFSRLKAAKNKRIYFFQTNMLGSDKGYIGTAQLAKWLYPDRFTDVDPSAYAKTYFEEWLDTPFQGTYWYSAADSDRG, from the coding sequence ATGACTTCATTTCACCCCCGCCCACTGAGGATGCGGCACCTACAACGGCCGACAGCCGGTATCGCAGCTGTCTTGGCCGGGTCGCTTGCGCTGTCTGCCTGCGGCGCCTCGGGTGGTTCGAGCCAGCCGGACTCCGGTGCGTCGGCCAGTGGCTCCACCGCGGCCGTCAATATCACGGTCACCGATGCTCTCGATCGAGAAATCACCCTGGACAAGCCGATCTCGCGGGCCGTGGTCCTCAACCGCAACACCCTCGAGCTCGTCAAGTTGCTCGGTGCCTTCGACACGGTCGTGGCGTACGGCGACAAAGCCGACGAACTGAATCCGTACTTGCCGCTGGACAAGTTGACGAACCTGGGCGCCGGGAAGTCTTTGAACATTGAAGCGCTCATCGCGGCCAAACCGGATGTGGTGTTCGCCCACCCGAACCGCAACATGGAGCTGGAAGAGAAGCTGGATCCACTGGGGATCAAGGTCATTCGGTTGTACAACTACCTGCCGGACAAGCTCGACGCAGAGGCGCAGAAGGTCGGCGAGCTCTATGGCAAGCAGTCTCGTGTCGAGGAGTACCTCGAGTTCAAGCACGGCATCGAGGACAAGACGAAGAATGCCCTCGAAGGGCTGTCCGAGGCGGACAAGCTACGGGTCGTGGCGCTGAACTCCGGCGCGCCCAAGGATGAGTTCGCCGTCTACCCGAGCAAGACCACCGACGGAAAGCCCGGGACCGGTGAGGGAATGGCCATCCTCAACGCCGGCGGCATCGACCCCACGGATCTGGCCTGGGATGCCTCCGAGTCCAGCACCACCGTCAAGCTCGGCGCCGAGCGGATCCTGCAGATCGACCCGGACGCGGTGACGGTCAACAACTCCTGGTACGGCGGTTACGAGGCCACCGATGACAAGAGTTTCGAAGAGTTGACCGACCAGTTGCTCAACAACACCTCGACGTTCTCCCGGTTGAAGGCGGCCAAGAACAAGCGCATCTACTTCTTCCAGACGAACATGCTGGGTTCGGACAAGGGCTACATCGGCACGGCGCAGCTGGCCAAGTGGCTCTACCCGGACCGGTTCACCGACGTCGACCCCAGCGCCTACGCCAAGACGTACTTCGAAGAGTGGTTGGACACGCCGTTCCAGGGCACGTACTGGTACTCGGCTGCAGATTCCGACCGTGGCTGA
- a CDS encoding adenosylcobinamide amidohydrolase, giving the protein MSEVLAVPLLDQPGLVSVHADAMAIVARFAEPHRVLISSPLGGGMREDLTAVYNHQSCEPAGHGSRVMRYLGAHEVQEHERICAERELDPERTAGLGTAASMRCAGVATREFRDLQVAAVSTAGVEGNAGRAGDPAGSYEWQGRYEPSGEPPQPSHGTINTLLFINHELVPGALVRALITATEAKSAALGDLVVGSRYSPGRATGTGTDQSALCCPIGGGAPLRSAGHHVVLGRLISEAVGASVRSALVLQNGMEPSSRRSVSAQLARYGVSMEGIIETARALLSREDADLLAVNVRGLDADPRIVAAAAGMAEVADQIRAGILPTDSAGDHLRWAATLIALAASGDRADVRALRARLDSCEADVAVLIPTAICLGHVEKWRDLHQACASLSD; this is encoded by the coding sequence ATGAGTGAAGTCCTGGCGGTGCCGTTGTTGGATCAGCCGGGGCTGGTGAGTGTCCACGCGGACGCGATGGCGATCGTGGCCCGATTCGCAGAACCGCACCGCGTGCTCATCAGTTCCCCGCTCGGCGGGGGGATGCGCGAGGACCTGACTGCGGTCTACAACCATCAGTCGTGCGAACCGGCCGGGCACGGCTCCCGGGTCATGCGTTACCTCGGTGCGCACGAGGTGCAGGAGCACGAACGGATATGCGCGGAGCGGGAGCTCGATCCCGAACGCACCGCCGGCCTCGGGACGGCCGCATCGATGCGCTGCGCCGGGGTGGCGACCCGGGAGTTCCGCGACCTGCAAGTGGCGGCAGTGAGCACCGCCGGGGTGGAAGGCAACGCGGGCCGGGCGGGTGACCCGGCGGGCAGCTATGAGTGGCAGGGCCGTTACGAACCCAGCGGCGAACCACCCCAGCCGTCGCACGGCACGATCAACACGTTGCTGTTCATCAACCACGAGTTGGTGCCGGGCGCTTTGGTGCGGGCACTCATCACGGCGACGGAGGCCAAGTCGGCGGCGCTGGGAGACCTGGTGGTGGGCTCGCGGTACAGCCCGGGACGAGCCACGGGTACCGGCACTGATCAGAGCGCGTTGTGCTGCCCGATCGGTGGGGGTGCACCGCTTCGCAGCGCTGGGCACCATGTGGTGTTGGGGCGTCTGATCTCCGAAGCGGTGGGTGCGTCGGTGCGTTCGGCGTTGGTGTTGCAGAACGGGATGGAGCCGAGTTCGCGTCGGTCGGTCTCGGCCCAACTGGCGAGGTACGGGGTGTCGATGGAGGGGATCATCGAGACCGCGCGGGCTCTGCTGAGCCGCGAGGACGCCGACCTACTTGCCGTCAACGTGCGAGGCCTGGACGCCGACCCACGCATCGTGGCAGCCGCTGCCGGGATGGCCGAGGTCGCCGACCAGATCCGCGCCGGGATCCTGCCTACGGACTCCGCGGGCGACCATCTGCGGTGGGCGGCGACTCTCATCGCGTTGGCGGCTTCCGGGGACCGTGCGGACGTGCGCGCGCTGCGCGCCCGGCTGGACTCCTGCGAAGCGGATGTGGCGGTGCTCATCCCGACCGCGATCTGCCTGGGGCACGTGGAGAAATGGCGGGACCTGCACCAGGCGTGCGCATCGCTGAGCGACTGA
- a CDS encoding ATP-binding protein: MSRPPYPFAALVGQDDLKLALILTVISPELGGVLIRGEKGTAKSTAVRALAQLLPERQEVAGTPYHLSLAEYLENRGQLVPDLGDSPELVNVRVPVVELPVGATEDRVAGTLDLEAALTQGRRHLEPGLLAAAHRGILYVDEVNLLDDHVVDLLLDAAAMGVNTVEREGVSLSHPARFSLVGTMNPEEGELRPQLLDRFGLCVTVAGSSDVGERVTIMQRRARYDADPAGFASAWAEPSWAITERIAAALNRVHSVDVSDELLLRIANTSLEAGVDGHRADLTMMRAAAALAAWNGREHAQAEDVDVAAQFVLPHRMRRRPLEGIGAVTAAGGSR; this comes from the coding sequence GTGAGCCGCCCCCCATACCCCTTCGCTGCCCTCGTCGGTCAGGACGACCTCAAACTGGCGTTGATCCTCACCGTCATCTCCCCAGAACTGGGCGGTGTGCTCATCCGCGGCGAGAAGGGCACCGCCAAGTCCACGGCGGTGCGGGCGTTGGCGCAGCTGTTGCCAGAACGGCAGGAGGTCGCCGGGACGCCGTACCACCTGTCGCTGGCGGAGTACCTGGAGAACCGCGGCCAGCTCGTGCCCGACCTTGGTGACTCCCCGGAGCTGGTGAACGTCCGGGTGCCGGTCGTGGAACTGCCGGTCGGTGCAACGGAGGACCGCGTCGCGGGCACCCTGGACCTGGAGGCGGCGCTCACCCAAGGGCGTCGCCACTTGGAACCGGGTCTGCTGGCGGCCGCGCACCGGGGAATCCTGTACGTGGATGAGGTCAACCTGCTCGACGATCACGTCGTCGACCTGCTGCTGGATGCCGCCGCGATGGGGGTGAACACGGTCGAACGCGAGGGTGTGAGCCTGTCGCATCCGGCTCGGTTCTCGCTGGTCGGCACGATGAACCCCGAGGAGGGCGAACTGCGCCCGCAACTGCTCGACCGCTTCGGTCTGTGCGTCACCGTGGCCGGGTCCAGCGATGTGGGAGAACGGGTGACGATCATGCAGCGACGAGCCCGGTACGACGCCGATCCGGCCGGTTTCGCTTCGGCGTGGGCCGAGCCGAGCTGGGCGATCACCGAGCGGATCGCCGCAGCGCTGAATCGGGTGCACAGCGTGGACGTCAGCGATGAACTCCTGCTGCGGATCGCCAACACCTCACTGGAGGCGGGAGTCGACGGGCACCGCGCGGACCTGACGATGATGCGGGCCGCTGCGGCGCTCGCAGCCTGGAACGGTCGCGAGCACGCACAGGCCGAAGACGTCGACGTCGCGGCTCAGTTCGTGTTGCCGCACCGGATGCGGCGCCGACCGCTGGAGGGTATCGGCGCGGTCACGGCGGCTGGGGGGTCCCGATGA